The region ATAGCCCGTGCCTGCTAATGTTCCGATTTAGTTTGTTAAGTTCATTTTTGATGACCCTATAATCGTATATGTTTGCTGAATACGAAATCAGACAAACTGGCCCGGGAAGACGTTCGATAAATTTTTCTATGATTGTTACGTCTTCGGCACAAATAACTTGACTGTGCTCAACAGAACTGTCCAGTAACTCTGAAAGAAAGAAGCTTAATTTGAGTCAATGTGGTTTTACTGTTCATGGATTTAATACGCAATAgctataatttatttaattaattgatgGGTAAATGAAACTCTGAGTTcctatattaacatttaattaatttagGCCTGGTTTATTTTCATGAATGGAGAACTAAATAGCATATCCAGTAATTTACCTACAAGCTTGTCAGCCACAACTCTGGTATGTTTTAACAGAATTAACTTGACAGTTGTTTGTATGTATCATAGCTGACCATGGACCTTACTTTTGACATGTAATGTTAATTTGCAGagctgtttgtttattttggcAATTAAAGCATGCAAAAAATGCATGTTTAGGGAGAAGCTTCGAAACTCACAGATGTTGTACAAAACAACCATGTCGTTATGCTCagaaatatctataatatacagtgtacaattGGAGCATTTAATTGACCGCAGTTGACTCTGCATGAGCACGCGCCTTGATTCTGTTTGATATTGAAATTCAAATAACAGTtatgaataatatcacacaactATAGCACAAAGAGAAAGTTATTTTAGTTATCAGAAATGTTCTTCTTAGGCACAATGAAAAACTCTAAATATACGAGATTTATTTTAGAAAACTAGATCAGCTGCTGAGTTTGAGGtaaaaaagttttatgaaaaagaCCCAACCACCACAGTCTCGACAACAGTGTTCTTGCTATGTTCATTCCTTTTAAACAGCATCAAATAGGCTCTTTTAATTACTTAAATAAATCCGTATAAGTCATATTAATTGTGTTTACTGTTCATAGCTGCCGTTTGAATCTCAAGTTCCATCCAAAGTCAACGTGTATGCTTTTATAAAGACATAGccggtcaaacaaatgttcCTATAACATCATATAGCCACTAGcttcactgacgagccctagaaggtCGAAACAGCTGCATATGGTGTCCCTaaaatcactgacgagccctagaaggacgaaacagatgtatggtgtccctaacatcaccgacgagccctagaaggacgaaacagctgtatgtggTATCCCTAACTACACTGAGGGGctttagaaggacgaaacaactgtatggtatccctaacatcactgccgagccctagaaggacgaaacagctgtatggtatccataacaacactgacgagtcctagaaggaagaaacagctgtagTTAAAGTATAGTGACGAAAATTAAAAATAGCAACACTGATAAATAAATTAAcagtattgataaaatattcgTAAATGTATTTATAGTTTAACTATACATCTGAATGCATTGTAAGATATATTGTGTATCTTCAAATTTTTACGCTagaactttattttatttttaattggtCCGAAATTCAAgtctaaaacattttttaaataactCAAAACCGTTTGTATATCGCCTCCCCGTCTTGCTCTTATTGCTAATACACGATTTTACAGTTTATAAATTATAGCCTTTCAAGAAATACCAAACGTTAAAAAAGTGGCACACCTCGAAAGGTATGTAGACATGTGACTTTAAAGGCCACCCATGGGACCAGTGAAAAGCGGtctttgtagacaggtttttgtttaaaaaaggGGTATTAGAGTACCTGTGTTTTGCATGACTCTTATAGGTATCGGTGACCTATGGGGTTTGAAGGTCATGGTCAGTCTATTGAGTGACCTTGGGAGCCCTTGTCCGGCCAGCAGAAGAATATCTGACCGCTCGATCGGCAGTAAACTGATCTCCAGGATGCTGGGGTTCAATGGAAGAACGGCACTGCCAGTTAGACCGAGAAATACAAATGTCGAAATTTCCTCAGAAATGTCACGTTGATCAGACGTTTCTGTCGCTTTACTTCTCAAATGTGCCATCATCTCTTTCCACACACTGTGTGCAAGTGAAACAGAAGacataacattaaaatataaacagaatttgagtacacacaaaaacaaaatagtttttttcaaataaaactaCATCTTGAAACAGCTAGGGTTTCCATAATACAACTAATATAACGCGGTTAATTATACACGATGATAAGTGTGTGCTCTAAGATAgatccttttatatatatcttagttATATGAGTCAGTAATGAGTAATGATTAGCATTTTACAGTACATGGGCATACGGTATTCATATAAGAATGATATACAACTggcttatatatatttgttttcttttgaactgaagaaatatattttactgcCAATAATCTGAACATTATTAAACCCTTTATTTGTGATGATATGAAAGGAAGGAGACAGGGGGAATTATATAAACGCTTATTCTttgacaaatatataaatatatgtgtacataGTACGATTACAATTTCTTTACAGTAGTTCTTGGTCAAAAAGCTCCGTGACAatgcaagggagataactgctgTATCTCTATACCTACCTAGCTGTTGACTGGTGACGGCCTATGGGGGGTTCCTGTGTGGTGACGTAACTACGGTCAGTCCTGATCCTGGTATAAAAGTGACTGTGTTATACCTAAAGAATACTGGATATCAACAGAAATATCCAGTTAAATGCCTCTCTCCAGCATACTCAGTATCATAGCTAAACGTCGTGTTACATTTCATCCAGACACGtaggattatctcccttagaaaTCAATGAGTAACTTGAGCAAGTACAATTTCAGCTGTATATATAAGGTGtt is a window of Pecten maximus unplaced genomic scaffold, xPecMax1.1, whole genome shotgun sequence DNA encoding:
- the LOC117320677 gene encoding three-prime repair exonuclease 1-like, with translation MMAHLRSKATETSDQRDISEEISTFVFLGLTGSAVLPLNPSILEISLLPIERSDILLLAGQGLPRSLNRLTMTFKPHRSPIPIRVMQNTELLDSSVEHSQVICAEDVTIIEKFIERLPGPVCLISYSANIYDYRVIKNELNKLNRNISRHGLFCTSLRKAVCELRPELISHELNDVYRELCNGEEPDSTESAEGTVRMLTEIVSHLPGVIGWMDLHNELF